A genomic region of Candidatus Pseudomonas phytovorans contains the following coding sequences:
- a CDS encoding FadD3 family acyl-CoA ligase, translated as MTACSALPGSVHAWNLLPLSIPALLFASAERFAGRAAIEEDGIATDYRDLPGLALGVCRSLMALGIKAGDRVAIWAPNCRDWVVAALGVHCAGAVLVPINTRMKGAEAADILARSQSRVLLMQGVFLGVDYPAMLAPLRPASLEQLVVFGTRQPALAGDLDWSGFLAKGESVSELQARQRAVAVGPRDLSDLLFTSGTTGKPKGVMSAHGQNLRAYNEYVRVIGLQPGDRYLIINPFFHAFGYKAGWLTCLLAGATILPHAVFDAEAVFQRIAAERISVLPGPPTLYLSMLAHPRLAETDLSSLRIAVTGSSTIPPVLIERMRRELGVDVVTTAYGLTECGGLATICNPDDPADIVAGTSGRAIEGTEVCIRSADNQSVSTGESGEICLRGFHVMRGYFNDPQATAQAIDAEGWLHTGDIGNLDEHGNLQITDRLKDMFIVGGFNCYPAEIEAGLIEHPAIAQVAVIGVADERMGEVGCACVVVRAGQQLDEPSLIAWARARMANYKVPRQVRFFEALPVNASNKVVKGELREAVLQAPR; from the coding sequence ATGACTGCATGTTCAGCATTACCGGGCAGCGTACATGCCTGGAACCTGTTGCCTTTGTCGATTCCCGCCTTGTTATTCGCCAGTGCCGAACGCTTTGCCGGGCGGGCAGCGATCGAGGAAGACGGCATTGCCACCGATTACCGGGATTTGCCTGGGTTGGCACTGGGTGTCTGCCGCAGCCTGATGGCACTGGGGATCAAGGCGGGCGACCGCGTGGCGATCTGGGCACCGAATTGCCGTGACTGGGTGGTCGCCGCCCTGGGGGTGCATTGTGCGGGTGCTGTACTGGTGCCGATCAATACCCGCATGAAAGGCGCCGAGGCGGCCGATATCCTGGCGCGTAGCCAGTCGCGCGTGCTGTTGATGCAAGGGGTATTTCTGGGGGTAGACTACCCGGCCATGCTGGCGCCGCTGCGTCCGGCCAGCCTGGAACAGCTGGTGGTGTTTGGCACACGGCAGCCGGCGTTGGCCGGCGACCTGGATTGGTCCGGCTTTCTCGCCAAGGGCGAGTCTGTGAGTGAGCTGCAAGCCCGCCAACGTGCGGTGGCCGTGGGTCCGCGAGACTTGTCCGACTTGCTGTTTACCTCCGGCACCACCGGCAAGCCCAAGGGTGTAATGAGTGCCCACGGGCAGAACCTGCGGGCCTACAACGAGTATGTACGGGTCATTGGCCTGCAGCCGGGTGACCGTTACCTGATCATCAACCCGTTTTTTCATGCCTTTGGCTACAAGGCCGGTTGGCTGACCTGCCTGCTGGCTGGCGCGACTATCCTGCCGCATGCGGTGTTCGATGCCGAAGCTGTGTTTCAGCGCATTGCCGCCGAGCGCATCAGCGTGTTGCCAGGGCCACCGACGCTGTACTTGTCGATGCTGGCTCATCCGCGCCTGGCCGAAACCGATCTGTCGAGCTTGCGCATCGCTGTGACCGGTTCATCGACGATCCCGCCGGTGCTGATCGAGCGCATGCGCCGGGAGCTCGGAGTCGACGTGGTGACCACCGCCTATGGGCTGACGGAGTGTGGCGGCCTGGCGACCATCTGCAACCCGGATGACCCCGCCGACATCGTTGCCGGCACCAGTGGCCGGGCCATCGAGGGCACTGAAGTGTGCATCCGTTCGGCGGATAACCAATCGGTCTCCACGGGCGAGTCAGGGGAAATCTGCCTGCGCGGTTTTCATGTGATGCGGGGGTATTTCAATGACCCGCAAGCGACGGCGCAGGCCATCGATGCCGAGGGTTGGCTGCACACTGGCGATATCGGCAACCTGGATGAGCATGGCAACCTGCAGATTACCGACCGGCTCAAGGATATGTTCATCGTCGGTGGCTTCAACTGCTACCCGGCAGAGATCGAGGCTGGTTTGATCGAGCATCCGGCCATCGCGCAGGTGGCGGTGATCGGGGTTGCGGATGAGCGCATGGGGGAGGTGGGGTGTGCCTGCGTGGTAGTGCGTGCTGGCCAGCAGCTGGATGAGCCGTCGCTGATCGCCTGGGCCAGAGCGCGCATGGCCAACTACAAAGTGCCACGACAGGTCCGGTTTTTCGAAGCGCTGCCGGTGAATGCCTCGAACAAGGTGGTCAAGGGTGAGCTGCGTGAAGCGGTTCTGCAGGCCCCGCGCTAA
- a CDS encoding ferredoxin--NADP reductase — protein sequence MSLDYLSVRVSRVIEETADSRSLEFELPETLTERFVYRPGQFLTLRVPHQGGWLPRCYSLSSTPLLDEPLRVTIKRVRDGRASNWLCDAVQAGDTLQVLAPAGVFVPRQLDTDLLLFGGGSGITPVLSILRSALLAGTGRILLIYANRDEASVIFRDALKALASAHPHRLQVIHWLDSVQGIASVGQLAELARPFVSAEAFICGPGPFMDAAVAALQALGMPSAQVHVERFVSLPEEGEVVVPAAVDTRRPSSQLSVRLDGEEFEVPCAEGETLLNAMRRAGLSPPSSCLVGSCATCMCTVESGQVQMLRNDALDQHEIDQGWTLACQSLARSEHLRVLFPE from the coding sequence ATGAGCCTGGATTACCTGTCAGTACGTGTGAGCCGCGTGATTGAAGAGACCGCCGACAGCCGCTCTCTGGAATTCGAGCTGCCAGAAACGCTCACCGAGCGCTTTGTTTATCGACCTGGGCAGTTCCTGACCCTGCGTGTGCCTCACCAGGGGGGGTGGTTGCCGCGTTGCTATTCACTGTCGAGCACGCCACTGCTTGATGAGCCATTGCGGGTCACGATCAAACGGGTGCGCGACGGGCGCGCCTCGAACTGGCTCTGTGACGCCGTGCAGGCGGGCGATACCTTGCAGGTGCTGGCGCCTGCCGGGGTGTTTGTGCCCCGCCAGCTGGACACAGACCTGCTGCTGTTTGGCGGCGGCAGTGGCATAACCCCGGTGCTGTCCATCCTGCGCTCGGCGTTGTTGGCGGGTACGGGGCGCATTCTGCTGATCTACGCCAACCGCGACGAAGCGTCGGTGATATTCCGTGACGCGCTCAAGGCCCTGGCCAGCGCGCACCCGCATCGGCTGCAAGTGATCCACTGGCTCGACTCGGTGCAGGGCATTGCGTCGGTAGGCCAGTTGGCCGAACTGGCACGCCCGTTCGTCAGTGCCGAGGCGTTCATCTGCGGCCCCGGACCGTTCATGGATGCCGCGGTCGCTGCCTTGCAGGCGTTAGGCATGCCGAGTGCGCAGGTACATGTCGAGCGCTTTGTCTCGCTGCCCGAAGAGGGCGAAGTCGTAGTACCGGCAGCTGTCGATACCCGCCGCCCGAGCAGCCAGCTTTCGGTACGCCTGGACGGTGAAGAGTTCGAAGTGCCCTGCGCCGAAGGCGAAACCCTGCTCAACGCCATGCGCCGGGCCGGCCTGAGCCCGCCAAGTTCTTGTCTTGTCGGCTCCTGTGCGACCTGCATGTGCACGGTCGAAAGTGGTCAGGTGCAGATGCTGCGCAACGATGCCCTTGATCAACACGAAATTGACCAGGGCTGGACGCTGGCTTGCCAGTCCCTGGCCCGCAGCGAGCACCTGCGGGTGCTCTTTCCCGAATAA
- a CDS encoding FAD-binding protein, giving the protein MPAAVKSTCTDIQPALQVPDADALHWDDHCDVLVIGWGAAGACAALEARAQGADVLVADRFTGGGASAKSGGVVYAGGGTRQQQAAGFSDTPAAMFAYLKHETQGVVADATLQRFCQDSAANLAWLEGHGVPYAHSMPPGGKTSYPADGQFLYYSGNELVPSHRSDLPPAPRGHRTVGKGQCGAVLYAHLKAACLRNGVRPQLQSAARRLVSDQTGRVVGVELWCLPAGSAQARLHAKWAARAERLQNFAPRYCDTLRKRVRQLEIDFARPRLVRARRGVVLSTGGFIFNREMVSEHAPKFRRNFKVGATGCDGSGLRLGVSVGGVSDRLQRVSAWRFINPPFCWPKGIVVNTLGQRFVNEEVYGATLGQPLCEEQGGKAWLVLDARLRKQSIRQALFDGYWWFQSLPALLLMLRGVRKGQSIEQLAQVTGMRADVLRNSLHAYNTAARGDAEDAFGKSQGSRQVLDQGPYYACDISVSNPLFPLGGLTLGGLKVDEDSGAVLGAQGLPIPGLYAAGRTAIGIPCHLYVSGLSLADCVFSGRRAGRSLTATRADAEIEPSEQLI; this is encoded by the coding sequence ATGCCAGCCGCTGTCAAATCGACGTGTACCGATATCCAGCCGGCATTGCAGGTGCCCGATGCCGACGCCCTGCACTGGGATGACCACTGTGATGTACTGGTGATCGGCTGGGGGGCGGCCGGCGCCTGCGCTGCCCTTGAGGCCCGCGCCCAGGGCGCGGACGTGCTGGTCGCCGACCGTTTCACCGGCGGCGGTGCCAGTGCCAAGAGCGGTGGCGTGGTCTACGCCGGCGGTGGCACCCGCCAGCAGCAGGCCGCTGGTTTCAGCGACACGCCCGCGGCGATGTTCGCCTACCTCAAGCACGAAACCCAGGGTGTGGTCGCCGATGCAACATTGCAGCGTTTTTGCCAGGACAGTGCCGCCAACCTGGCCTGGCTGGAGGGCCATGGCGTGCCCTATGCCCACAGCATGCCGCCCGGCGGTAAAACCTCGTATCCAGCCGATGGCCAGTTTCTCTATTACTCCGGCAATGAGCTGGTACCGTCGCACCGTAGCGATTTACCCCCGGCGCCGCGTGGCCATCGCACGGTAGGCAAGGGTCAATGTGGCGCGGTGCTGTATGCGCACCTCAAGGCGGCTTGCCTGCGCAACGGCGTGCGGCCGCAACTTCAGTCCGCTGCCCGGCGCCTGGTAAGCGACCAGACCGGCAGGGTAGTCGGCGTAGAGTTGTGGTGCCTGCCAGCCGGTAGTGCCCAGGCGCGGTTGCATGCCAAATGGGCGGCGCGTGCCGAACGCCTGCAAAACTTTGCCCCACGCTACTGCGACACCTTGCGCAAACGCGTGCGCCAGCTGGAAATCGACTTTGCCCGGCCGCGGCTGGTACGCGCCCGGCGAGGGGTGGTGCTGAGCACCGGTGGCTTCATCTTCAACCGCGAGATGGTCAGCGAGCATGCGCCTAAGTTTCGCCGCAACTTCAAAGTCGGCGCGACCGGCTGTGATGGCAGTGGCCTGCGCCTGGGCGTGAGTGTCGGTGGGGTCAGCGATCGCTTGCAGCGGGTGTCGGCCTGGCGCTTCATCAACCCCCCGTTTTGCTGGCCCAAGGGCATTGTGGTCAACACCCTCGGCCAGCGCTTCGTCAACGAAGAGGTCTACGGCGCCACCCTGGGTCAGCCGCTGTGTGAAGAGCAGGGCGGCAAGGCCTGGCTGGTGCTGGACGCACGCCTGCGCAAGCAGTCGATCAGGCAAGCGCTGTTCGACGGTTACTGGTGGTTCCAGAGTTTGCCGGCGTTGCTGCTGATGCTGCGTGGTGTGCGCAAGGGCCAGAGCATCGAGCAGCTGGCACAGGTTACCGGCATGCGTGCCGATGTATTGCGCAACTCACTGCACGCCTACAACACGGCCGCCCGGGGGGACGCCGAGGATGCCTTCGGCAAGTCGCAAGGCAGCCGTCAGGTACTCGATCAGGGCCCGTACTATGCCTGTGACATTTCCGTCAGCAACCCCCTGTTCCCCCTCGGGGGGTTGACCCTGGGCGGCCTCAAGGTCGATGAAGACAGCGGTGCGGTGCTGGGCGCTCAAGGCCTGCCGATCCCTGGCTTGTACGCGGCCGGGCGTACCGCCATCGGCATTCCTTGCCATTTGTACGTCAGCGGCCTGTCGCTGGCCGATTGTGTGTTTTCCGGGCGACGTGCCGGGCGGTCGCTGACGGCGACCAGGGCAGACGCCGAAATCGAACCCAGCGAGCAATTGATATGA
- a CDS encoding FAD-dependent oxidoreductase, translated as MTANAQPVSHYDVIVVGSGAGAMTSALFAAEQGLSVLVVEKSDKFGGTSAISGGGIWIPNNHYFAAKGGRDSVDLALQYLKAATGEHGDDQRLRAYVKHAPQMIRALVDNSHVRYAVAAKYPDYYPQLPGSLAGGRTLDPELFDTSLLGNELANLRTPSPSTLLMGRIAWTARHAHKAMSRSFGWRLLILGLMLRYKLDFKWRRKSRRDRRAALGSALVASLRRSLMDRNIPLWLNTDFQNLITDNGRVIGMQVCRDGQTLQLHARHAVIFGSGGFEQNQALRERYLPQPTLRDWSATPPGNNTGAALQAGLELGAATALMDWAWWAPTISVPGEEKPRGVFAERAFPGAIVVNSLGRRFVNEAAPYLEFVDAMYRDNQHTGGKSIPCWVIFDGHFRFNYAMGPLMPAQVMPDSRLRKEWLNTLYFKADSPAALAAQIGVDRAGLEQTVQKMNAYARSGVDADFGRGGNVFDRYYGDSNVKPNPCLAPLSKGPYYAMRLDAGDIGTKGGLLTNEHAQVVSQDGEVIPGLYAIGNCSASVMGTSYPGAGGTLGPAMTFGYIAAHHIAANR; from the coding sequence ATGACAGCTAACGCTCAGCCTGTTTCACACTACGACGTGATCGTCGTCGGCTCCGGTGCCGGTGCGATGACCTCGGCGCTGTTTGCTGCCGAACAGGGTCTATCGGTACTGGTTGTCGAGAAAAGCGACAAGTTCGGCGGTACATCGGCGATCTCCGGCGGCGGCATCTGGATCCCCAATAACCACTACTTCGCCGCCAAAGGTGGCCGCGACAGTGTCGATCTGGCCCTGCAGTACCTCAAAGCTGCCACCGGTGAGCATGGCGATGACCAGCGCTTGCGTGCCTATGTCAAACACGCGCCGCAGATGATCCGTGCCCTGGTGGACAACAGCCATGTGCGTTACGCCGTGGCGGCAAAGTACCCGGACTACTATCCGCAACTGCCAGGCTCGCTGGCCGGTGGTCGCACCCTCGACCCGGAACTGTTCGATACCAGCCTCCTGGGTAATGAGCTGGCCAACCTGCGCACGCCGTCACCTTCGACGCTGCTGATGGGGCGCATTGCCTGGACCGCGCGGCACGCGCACAAGGCCATGTCACGCTCGTTTGGCTGGCGCCTGCTGATTCTCGGCTTGATGCTGCGCTACAAGCTCGACTTCAAATGGCGCCGCAAGAGCCGGCGCGACCGCCGCGCCGCCTTGGGCAGTGCGCTGGTCGCCTCGTTGCGCCGCTCGCTGATGGACCGAAACATTCCACTGTGGTTGAACACCGACTTCCAGAACCTGATCACCGACAATGGGCGGGTCATTGGCATGCAGGTTTGTCGTGACGGGCAGACGCTGCAGCTGCATGCCCGCCATGCGGTGATCTTCGGCTCCGGGGGCTTTGAGCAGAACCAGGCTTTGCGCGAGCGCTATTTACCGCAGCCGACCCTGCGTGACTGGAGCGCCACGCCGCCGGGCAACAACACCGGTGCGGCGTTGCAAGCCGGTCTCGAACTGGGCGCGGCGACCGCTCTGATGGACTGGGCCTGGTGGGCGCCGACCATTAGCGTGCCCGGCGAAGAGAAACCGCGTGGAGTATTTGCCGAACGGGCGTTCCCGGGTGCCATCGTGGTCAACAGCCTGGGCCGGCGCTTTGTCAATGAGGCGGCGCCATACCTGGAATTTGTCGACGCCATGTACCGCGACAACCAGCACACCGGTGGCAAATCGATCCCGTGCTGGGTGATCTTCGACGGCCATTTCCGCTTCAACTATGCCATGGGGCCGTTGATGCCGGCCCAGGTCATGCCCGACAGCCGACTGCGCAAGGAATGGCTCAATACTTTGTACTTCAAGGCTGACAGCCCGGCTGCGCTGGCGGCGCAGATCGGCGTAGACCGCGCAGGGCTCGAGCAGACCGTGCAGAAAATGAACGCCTACGCCCGCAGCGGCGTCGATGCCGACTTCGGCCGTGGCGGCAACGTGTTCGACCGTTACTACGGCGACAGCAACGTGAAACCCAACCCATGCCTGGCGCCCCTGAGCAAAGGGCCGTACTACGCGATGCGCCTGGACGCTGGCGATATCGGTACCAAAGGTGGCCTCTTGACCAACGAACACGCGCAGGTGGTGAGCCAGGACGGCGAGGTCATTCCCGGCCTGTATGCCATTGGCAACTGCTCGGCGTCGGTCATGGGCACCAGTTATCCCGGCGCGGGCGGGACCTTGGGCCCGGCCATGACGTTCGGCTATATCGCGGCCCATCACATTGCTGCCAATCGTTGA
- a CDS encoding acyl-CoA dehydrogenase family protein: MDSMREKTQDEIELLERARRLVPALKSRTARADREFRVPDETIFELQQAGLLRALQPRAFGGYEVDPRTFFEIQMILAEGCMSTAWIYGVMGVHPWQLARYPIEAQRDVWGQDHTTLISSTYMPVAKVTVVEGGYRISGRWGFSSGSEHCQWCFLGGVLPADGDLAAEHGTFLIPRSDYRIEHNWDVLGLRGTGSHDIVVEDAFVPAHRVQRTNNCTLEATPGRLVNTNPIYAIPFAQVFTRAVSSSAIGALQGAINEFRANAAAHIGKHGMKTADDPVAQTTVAEATIIVDSLRLVLERNYAHLMTLAEAGEYPDVETRLLYRYQSSYVTNICAEKVNELLRCMAASGLYNTNPVARLFRDLHQARGHIANNYMAFSRSLGAVQLGLPNPDPYV, encoded by the coding sequence ATGGACAGCATGCGAGAGAAAACGCAGGATGAAATCGAACTGCTGGAACGCGCCCGGCGCCTGGTACCCGCCCTCAAAAGCCGCACCGCGCGCGCTGACCGCGAGTTCCGGGTACCTGACGAAACGATTTTCGAATTGCAACAGGCAGGCTTGTTGCGTGCCCTGCAACCACGTGCGTTTGGTGGTTACGAAGTCGATCCGCGGACTTTTTTCGAAATCCAGATGATCCTCGCCGAAGGCTGCATGTCCACGGCGTGGATTTATGGCGTGATGGGCGTACACCCCTGGCAACTGGCGCGTTACCCGATCGAGGCCCAGCGCGATGTATGGGGCCAGGACCATACCACCCTGATCTCGTCCACCTACATGCCCGTGGCCAAGGTAACCGTGGTTGAAGGCGGCTATCGCATCAGCGGTCGTTGGGGCTTTTCCAGCGGTAGCGAGCACTGCCAATGGTGCTTCCTCGGCGGTGTGCTGCCCGCCGATGGCGACCTGGCAGCGGAGCACGGCACCTTTCTGATCCCGCGCAGCGACTACCGTATCGAGCACAACTGGGACGTGCTGGGCCTGCGCGGCACCGGCAGCCACGACATTGTCGTCGAAGATGCCTTCGTGCCGGCACACCGCGTGCAACGCACCAACAACTGCACGCTTGAAGCCACGCCCGGACGCCTGGTCAACACCAACCCGATCTATGCCATTCCTTTCGCCCAGGTGTTCACGCGCGCGGTGTCCTCATCGGCCATCGGTGCCTTGCAAGGGGCGATCAACGAATTTCGCGCCAATGCCGCGGCGCACATCGGCAAGCACGGCATGAAAACCGCCGACGACCCGGTGGCGCAAACCACCGTAGCGGAGGCGACAATCATTGTCGACAGCCTGCGACTGGTGCTGGAGCGCAACTACGCGCACCTGATGACGCTGGCCGAAGCGGGCGAGTACCCGGACGTGGAAACCCGCCTGCTGTACCGCTACCAATCGTCCTACGTCACCAATATCTGCGCCGAGAAGGTCAACGAACTGCTGCGCTGCATGGCCGCTTCCGGGCTGTACAACACCAACCCGGTGGCGCGCCTGTTCCGCGACCTGCACCAGGCGCGCGGGCATATCGCCAACAACTACATGGCCTTCAGCCGCAGCCTTGGCGCCGTGCAACTGGGCCTGCCCAACCCTGATCCCTACGTATGA
- a CDS encoding amidase family protein, with amino-acid sequence MEKNALPLADTLAAAGADAADGWPRRQVLKAGAVALGVGLLGRFADARAAGGLSASDYLGLDAWAMAKGLQAGHFSAEELLGAAFARCDLVNPKINAVNMRHDDYARALLVARQKAGTLTQGSLAGVPILLKDLNTYLQGTTTSNGSRLFKDAPPSSVTSTLIRRYETAGAVPFGKATSPEFGLTTTTESLAWGQTRNPWNLALSAGGSSGGSAAAVAAGIVPVAHATDGGGSIRIPASYCGLVGLKPTRYRTPSGPARLEGSFGASVANTVSHSVRDTALFLDAGQGHEPGSPYWSLPLVRPYVEELGRDPGRLRVALVRESLTGAPLDPAIAKVLEDTVKQLLGLGHEVDELRLPIQAQQLFGAHGVAIGNSLLVTVNDREKALGRALGPQDLEIITFGVLERAAKATGEGVVRARHAFEDISMAMEQQFERFDVILSPVTASLTPALGELSLNQPYESYARKAMGSAAFTVLANVSGQPAISLPLGMSDSGLPVGMMFTARLGGEDVLLRLASQLEQDRPWAARRAAI; translated from the coding sequence ATGGAAAAAAACGCATTGCCACTGGCCGACACACTTGCTGCGGCGGGTGCCGACGCCGCTGACGGATGGCCGCGACGCCAGGTGCTCAAAGCCGGCGCGGTGGCGCTGGGCGTCGGGTTGTTGGGGCGCTTTGCCGATGCCCGGGCCGCTGGCGGCTTGTCGGCCAGCGACTACCTGGGGCTGGATGCCTGGGCCATGGCCAAGGGCTTGCAGGCCGGCCACTTCAGTGCCGAAGAGTTGCTCGGCGCAGCTTTTGCCCGTTGTGACCTGGTCAACCCGAAGATCAACGCAGTCAACATGCGCCATGACGATTATGCCCGCGCGTTGCTGGTGGCCAGGCAGAAGGCCGGCACCCTGACCCAGGGCTCGCTCGCGGGCGTGCCCATCCTGCTCAAGGACCTCAACACCTACTTGCAGGGCACGACCACCAGCAACGGCAGCCGGCTGTTCAAGGATGCACCACCGTCGAGCGTTACCAGCACCTTGATCCGCCGTTATGAAACCGCCGGGGCAGTGCCTTTCGGTAAAGCCACCAGCCCGGAGTTCGGCCTGACCACCACCACCGAGTCGCTGGCATGGGGGCAAACCCGCAACCCCTGGAATCTGGCGTTGAGCGCGGGTGGCTCGTCCGGTGGTTCTGCCGCGGCGGTGGCCGCTGGTATCGTCCCGGTCGCCCATGCCACCGATGGTGGCGGCTCAATCCGGATCCCGGCGTCCTACTGCGGGCTGGTCGGCCTCAAGCCGACGCGCTACCGCACGCCAAGCGGGCCGGCGCGCCTTGAAGGCTCGTTTGGTGCCAGTGTCGCCAACACGGTGTCGCACAGCGTGCGCGATACCGCGTTGTTTCTCGATGCTGGCCAGGGGCACGAACCCGGTAGCCCGTATTGGAGCCTGCCGCTGGTACGCCCCTACGTCGAGGAGCTGGGCCGTGATCCCGGCCGTTTGCGGGTCGCGCTGGTGCGCGAATCGCTGACCGGGGCGCCGCTGGACCCGGCAATTGCCAAGGTTCTGGAAGACACTGTCAAGCAACTGCTGGGCCTCGGCCACGAGGTGGATGAACTGCGCTTGCCGATTCAGGCCCAGCAGCTGTTCGGCGCCCACGGCGTGGCCATCGGCAACTCGTTGCTGGTCACGGTCAACGACCGGGAGAAAGCCCTGGGCCGCGCGTTGGGGCCGCAGGACCTGGAAATCATCACCTTTGGTGTGCTGGAGCGTGCAGCGAAGGCCACGGGTGAGGGCGTAGTACGCGCCCGGCACGCGTTCGAAGACATCAGCATGGCCATGGAACAGCAGTTCGAGCGTTTTGATGTGATCCTGTCCCCGGTCACCGCCAGCCTGACGCCGGCCCTGGGCGAGCTCTCGCTCAACCAGCCCTACGAAAGTTACGCCCGCAAGGCCATGGGCAGTGCCGCGTTCACCGTGCTGGCCAACGTCAGCGGCCAGCCGGCCATTTCCTTGCCGCTGGGCATGAGCGACAGTGGCCTGCCGGTGGGCATGATGTTCACCGCCCGCCTTGGCGGTGAAGACGTGCTGCTGCGCCTGGCCTCGCAGCTGGAACAGGACCGCCCGTGGGCCGCCAGGCGCGCCGCGATCTGA
- a CDS encoding aldehyde dehydrogenase family protein translates to MSCANSSVDTLSALLREQKAAFNAQGAVTAVERRARIQRVIDMLVAHHEALAEAMDADFGGRPQGFSLMNDVLGSLGSLKHARDHLEGWMQDEPRPVFSPYDQLGAEAWVMYQPKGTVGILGTWNAPLYTLLSPLGSALAAGNRAILKPSEVVPRTAALVAKLFAERFDPLEVAVVTGGADLAQAFTGQPFDHLVFTGSTAVAKSVMRNAAEHLVPLTLELGGKSPVIVARSADLGTAAFRIALSKTTNSGQVCINPDLVYVPREQLESFLEAFASAYRQFIPEVSDNPDVVAVVNAQHLSRVETLVQQASQAGARVVSLPYAQAADEQNRRRPLQLVIDPPHGSLILHEEIFGPAMVVLPFDDVDQVIAEINGRPRPLALYYFGNDPEEQRHVLEHTLSGGVTLNDVMMHAALHDAPFGGVGGSGMGHYHGREGFIEFSHLRTVLKAPEHDPRGEWGLLPPYSEHFLAAMKAQITPD, encoded by the coding sequence ATGAGTTGTGCAAATTCTTCCGTCGACACGCTGTCGGCCTTGCTGCGTGAACAAAAGGCCGCGTTCAACGCTCAAGGGGCCGTCACTGCCGTGGAGCGCCGTGCGCGGATCCAGCGGGTGATCGACATGCTGGTGGCGCACCACGAAGCGCTGGCCGAGGCGATGGATGCCGACTTTGGTGGCCGCCCCCAGGGTTTCTCGTTGATGAACGATGTGCTGGGTTCGCTCGGCTCGCTCAAGCACGCGCGCGACCACCTCGAAGGATGGATGCAGGATGAGCCGCGGCCCGTATTCAGCCCCTACGATCAGCTGGGCGCCGAGGCCTGGGTGATGTATCAGCCCAAGGGTACGGTGGGCATTCTGGGCACCTGGAACGCCCCGCTGTATACCTTGCTCAGCCCCCTGGGTTCGGCGCTGGCGGCGGGTAACCGGGCGATTCTCAAACCTTCGGAGGTGGTGCCACGCACTGCTGCGCTGGTAGCCAAGCTGTTTGCCGAGCGGTTCGATCCGCTCGAAGTGGCTGTCGTCACCGGTGGTGCCGACCTGGCCCAGGCCTTTACCGGGCAGCCGTTCGACCACCTGGTGTTTACCGGCAGTACCGCGGTGGCCAAGTCCGTGATGCGCAATGCGGCCGAGCACCTGGTGCCTTTGACGCTGGAACTGGGTGGGAAGTCGCCGGTCATCGTCGCGCGCAGTGCCGACCTGGGTACTGCCGCCTTTCGTATTGCGCTTTCCAAGACCACCAACAGTGGCCAGGTGTGCATCAACCCGGACCTGGTCTACGTACCACGCGAGCAGCTGGAAAGCTTTCTTGAGGCCTTTGCCAGCGCTTACCGCCAGTTCATCCCTGAGGTGAGCGACAACCCGGACGTGGTCGCGGTGGTCAATGCCCAGCACCTGTCCCGTGTTGAGACGCTGGTTCAGCAGGCGTCGCAAGCCGGTGCCCGGGTAGTAAGCCTGCCCTACGCGCAAGCGGCTGATGAGCAGAACCGCCGTCGACCGTTGCAACTGGTGATCGACCCGCCCCATGGCAGCCTGATCCTGCATGAAGAAATATTCGGCCCGGCAATGGTGGTGCTGCCCTTTGATGACGTTGACCAGGTCATTGCCGAGATCAACGGCCGCCCGCGGCCCTTGGCCCTTTACTACTTCGGCAACGACCCCGAGGAGCAGCGCCACGTGCTGGAGCACACCCTGTCGGGCGGGGTCACCCTCAACGACGTGATGATGCATGCCGCCTTGCATGATGCCCCGTTCGGCGGTGTCGGCGGGTCAGGGATGGGGCACTATCACGGTCGCGAAGGCTTTATCGAATTCAGCCACCTGCGCACCGTACTCAAGGCGCCCGAGCATGACCCGCGCGGTGAATGGGGCCTGCTGCCGCCGTACAGCGAACACTTCCTGGCCGCGATGAAAGCGCAGATCACCCCGGACTGA